Within the Bacteroidales bacterium genome, the region GGGATTTCGCCGGAAACGATCCAGGGATGCTTCATCCGGTAGCCGGACAGTAACCGGGGAATGGTCTGTCGAAACGATTGGGGCGGAAATATCATTTGGATCCTGTATTTCCATAGATACAGCTGCATCCGGCAGCAGGAATAAAGCAACCAGAACCAGGAATACAGTATATTTACACAAATCAGACAATGTGGCAATTGACTTGAAACGATTTAAAACCCGCCTTCGTTTTCAGAAGTTTCTTCTTTTCCAAGCTGTTCTATTTTTTCCAGAAGACCAGTTCCTTCTTTCTTTTCGACCAGGTTAAAGTATTGGAATCCGAGAGCGAGTGTGGGCAATACCGACATCAGGTATGATCCCAGGAACAGGATCAGGGAACAGATAATGATCAGGAGATTTCCTGTTTCACCTATCTGCATGATCGCGGCTACACCCATTGAAACATAGAAGGGGATGGCAAAAACAACGGAAGCAATACCTACCACCAATCCCATAACCAATAGGAGCCAAAAGGTAGCCCACCAGTTACTTCTGATCAGGAAAAAACTCCGGTTGATACTTTCGATCAATGGTTTTTTTTCGATGATCATGATGGGAAAAGTCAGGGAAACGGCTATGAAGATATAGAATAATAAGATAGAAGCCAGCAGGACTTTAAAAAACATCATGTTTTGAGGAATGGGTATGGCCACGATGATCACCATAGCAAGGATCAATACGATAAAAAATACGATACCAAAGCCTATGATCGGTAAAATATATGTTTTGCCCCGGTTCCATATGGTTTCTATACTGATATTTCTGTTCCCTCCGGCATATTCGGCCATATATGCATATATGGCGATCATCATCCATAAGGAGGCCAGGCCCAGAAGTAAATTGGCGAAGATTCCTTCAAAAGCCGAATTCAGGGTAGTGAGCCCCTCATCTAAATCAAGTGACATTACATCTATAGCATTGGAATAAAGCATGCCGAACATAATACTGCCCAACAAAATCAAAGGACCTACAGTAAATAAGATGATTTTGAAAAGTGATTTGAAATTGAGTTGCACAAAGGAAAAAACCGCATTGAATTTTTCACCGAAATCGCGTATTTCGCGAAGATTAATTTCTTTATAGTTCATGGGTATTGGTTTGGTTAAGACGAATAGGATAAATAATGAAATAAAAAATGATAAAAGCCAGGGAGCTGCCAATAATGGTCAGGCTCATCCATACCGGCATTTCGGTATGCCTGGTGACGTATGATTCGAAAAAGGCGGCAATGATAAAGACAGGTACAAGTCCGGCAACGATTTTCATGCCTCTCCGGACACCCCTGCTGAATGATTCGCTCCGGGAATAAGTGCCTGGGAATAAGATGCTGTTACCCATGACGAGTCCGGCACAACCGGCAATCACGATGGCCGAAATTTCCAGTGTACCATGTATCCAGATCGTCAGGAGGGATTCGGTAAGTACCCCGTATTGAAAAAAGAAATACTGGAATGCCCCCAGCATTACACCATTTTGAAACAATACCATGACTGTTCCCATGGAAAAGAAGATGCCGAATACAAAGGCTAAAAAAGAAACCCGGATATTGTTGTACATAATGTAAACGAACATGGAACTTTCGTTTACACCTTTATATACGGCCATCGGGTCGCCTTTCCTGATATTTTCAATAGTCATGTTTACATAAGAATCCCCTAAAATGAGCCGGACAAAATTTTCATCTTTGGATGCGGAAAATGCTCCGATCAAGGCAGAGATCATAAAAATGACAAAGGCGGTCAATAATTGCCTGTGGGCTCCATAAAAGAGTTGGGGTAACTCCTTTTTCCAAAATGTAATAAACCGGCTGGCCGGTTGTTTTTTGTTTTTATAGAGATAGAGGTAATATTTTCCTGCCAGTTGATTCAGGTATCGCTCTGTGTTTGATTCCGGATAAAATGTACGGGCATAGGATAAGTCATCTGTTAATTCAATAAAAGCATCGGCCAACTCATCAGCATTGTCGGATACATTTTTTTCAAACCTCGTCCATTTATCCTGGTTTTTCTGAACAAAAGTGATTTCGCGCATTACCTCATTTTTGAGAAAACAAAGATAAGCATCTTTTAATTACTTTGAAGAGGATTACAGAATCCGCCTGGTACCAGATTGATGAAAACCCTTTGTTATTACCGTCAATAACTGTATATTTGCCCCTCAAAATGGACAGGGACCACACGATAGATCAAACCGGGAATTTGCTGGAGCGGATTCACCTGCCTTCTGACTTGAAAAAGCTGACGACAGAAGAGATGCTCGTATTGTCTTCACAGCTTCGCCAGTTCATTATTGATGCAACCAGTCATAATCCGGGTCATTTAGGGGCTAACCTGGGGGTAGTGGAACTGGCTGTTGCCCTTCATTATGTTTTTGATACACCCAACGATAAGATCATCTGGGATGTGGGCCATCAGGCATACGCACATAAAATACTTACCGGCAGGAAGGATAACTTCCATACGAACCGGAAATACGGAGGATTAAGTGGTTTCCCAAATCCGGCGGAAAGCGAATATGATGCGTTTGGAGTCGGCCACTCATCGACTTCTATATCGGCCGCTTTAGGTATAGCTGTTGCTTCAAAGCTGGAAAATGAAAAAAGGCAGGTCGTAGCGGTAATCGGTGATGGATCCCTTACCGGTGGAATGGCTTTTGAAGCTTTGAACCATGCCGGCGCTGAACGTGCGAACATGTTGGTTATCCTGAATGATAATAATATGTCCATTGATCCGAATGTCGGAGCCCTGAAAGAATACCTGATCGATATTACCACTTCATATACCTATAACAAGCTAAAGAAGGAAGTCTGGGATATCATGCACAAACATTCCCGTTCGCGCCGGATGATACAACAGATCGAACGTGGGATCAAAGCAGTACTGATGAAACAAGGTAACCTTTTTGAAGCGCTTGGCTTTCGTTATTTTGGTCCGGTCGATGGGCACGATATCACTTACCTGACGCGGATATTGCAGGACATGAAGCGTATTGAAGGGCCAAAATTGTTGCATGTGCTGACCACCAAAGGGAAAGGATATGAGTTTGCCGAAAAGGACCAGACCCGCTGGCATGCACCGGGATTATTCAACAAGGAAACCGGAGAGTTGATCCGTGTATCAACTGATCAGCCGCAACCACCCTTGTACCAGGAGGTTTTCGGACAAACCCTGACCCAGCTGGCAGAAAAAAACGATAGAATCGTTGGCGTTACCCCGGCCATGTCCAGCGGGTGTTCCATGAGTCA harbors:
- a CDS encoding stage II sporulation protein M encodes the protein MREITFVQKNQDKWTRFEKNVSDNADELADAFIELTDDLSYARTFYPESNTERYLNQLAGKYYLYLYKNKKQPASRFITFWKKELPQLFYGAHRQLLTAFVIFMISALIGAFSASKDENFVRLILGDSYVNMTIENIRKGDPMAVYKGVNESSMFVYIMYNNIRVSFLAFVFGIFFSMGTVMVLFQNGVMLGAFQYFFFQYGVLTESLLTIWIHGTLEISAIVIAGCAGLVMGNSILFPGTYSRSESFSRGVRRGMKIVAGLVPVFIIAAFFESYVTRHTEMPVWMSLTIIGSSLAFIIFYFIIYPIRLNQTNTHEL
- the dxs gene encoding 1-deoxy-D-xylulose-5-phosphate synthase — translated: MDRDHTIDQTGNLLERIHLPSDLKKLTTEEMLVLSSQLRQFIIDATSHNPGHLGANLGVVELAVALHYVFDTPNDKIIWDVGHQAYAHKILTGRKDNFHTNRKYGGLSGFPNPAESEYDAFGVGHSSTSISAALGIAVASKLENEKRQVVAVIGDGSLTGGMAFEALNHAGAERANMLVILNDNNMSIDPNVGALKEYLIDITTSYTYNKLKKEVWDIMHKHSRSRRMIQQIERGIKAVLMKQGNLFEALGFRYFGPVDGHDITYLTRILQDMKRIEGPKLLHVLTTKGKGYEFAEKDQTRWHAPGLFNKETGELIRVSTDQPQPPLYQEVFGQTLTQLAEKNDRIVGVTPAMSSGCSMSHLMKRFPDRFFDVGIAEQHAVTFSAGLAMQGLIPFCNIYSSFLQRAYDQVIHDVALQKLPVVLCIDRAGLVGEDGATHHGAYDLAYLRSIPNMVISAPMNEIQLRHLMYTAQNGKYGPFAIRYPRGHGVTTKWEEPFRELPVGKGKVVREGDDIAIVSIGTVGNSVIEACRKLEDEGVHAAHYDMIFLKPLDEELLHSICRKHRLLVTIEDGTVLGGLGSAVLEFANDHNYEVQVKRLGIPDRFVTHGTIQELQHECGYDVEGIVNTVKSILQRVVLSHVG